In Daucus carota subsp. sativus chromosome 4, DH1 v3.0, whole genome shotgun sequence, one DNA window encodes the following:
- the LOC135152125 gene encoding uncharacterized protein LOC135152125, whose translation MSGVLQHQHQAMATASDMLFNLKELFGDQNRASRDHVLKMMSHLNEIEILGAELDGESQINIILMSLPKSFEQFRLNYNMNKRQYSLAELLTELQAAEGLFRQSVQVNVAEKGSSSKPKGNKKKKKAHTQTQKAVKALGVLGGVKKPKGKCCRCKQLGHWKHVRSLFKDN comes from the exons atgtcgggtgttttgcagcatcagcatcaggctatggccactgcttcagATATGCTATTTAacctcaaggaactttttggagatcagaatagggcttctag ggatcatgttctcaagatgatgtcacatctgaatgagatagagatccttggtgctgagcttgacggggaatcCCAGATtaacattatccttatgagcttgcccaagagttttgagcagttccgcttgaattacaacatgaacaagaggcagtatagtcttgcggaactgctcacagaacttcaggcagctgaaggattatttcggcAGAGTGTTCaggtgaatgtggctgagaaaggttcttcctctaagccgaaaggcaataagaagaagaaaaaggctcacacacagacacagaaagctgtgaaggcattGGGAGTTctaggtggtgtgaaaaagcctaagggaaaGTGCTGCCGGTGCAAGCAGTTGGGTCACTGGAAACATGTTAGGTCCTTATTCAAggataattaa